A window of Gasterosteus aculeatus chromosome 9, fGasAcu3.hap1.1, whole genome shotgun sequence contains these coding sequences:
- the rps3a gene encoding small ribosomal subunit protein eS1 — protein MAVGKNKRLTKGGKKGAKKKIVDPFSKKDWYDVKAPAMFNIRNLGKTLVSRTQGTRIASDGLKGRVFEVSLADLQNDEVAFRKFKLITEDVQGKNCLTNFHGMDLTRDKMCSMVKKWQTMIEAHVDVKTTDGYLLRLFCVGFTKKRTNQIRKTSYAQHQQVRQIRKKMMEIMTREVQTNDLKEVVNKLIPDSVGKDIEKACQSIYPLHDVFVRKVKMLKKPKFELGKLMELHGEGGTTTTAAKPAGDDTGAKVERADGYEPPIQETV, from the exons ATGGCAGTCGGCAAGAATAAGAGACTGACCAAAGGCGGCAAAAAAGGTGCCAAAAAGAAGAT TGTCGACCCCTTTTCCAAGAAGGACTGGTATGATGTCAAGGCACCAGCCATGTTCAACATTCGCAATCTTGGCAAGACCTTGGTCTCCAGGACTCAGGGAACCA GAATCGCCTCTGATGGTCTTAAGGGACGTGTGTTCGAGGTGAGCCTCGCCGACCTGCAGAATGATGAGGTGGCCTTCCGCAAGTTCAAGCTCATCACCGAGGATGTTCAGGGCAAGAACTGCCTGACTAACTTCCACGGCATGGACCTGACTCGTGACAAGATGTGCTCCATGGTCAAGAAATGGCAG ACTATGATTGAAGCCCATGTGGATGTCAAGACCACAGACGGCTACCTTCTGCGTCTGTTCTGCGTGGGTTTCACAAAGAAGCGCACCAATCAGATCAGGAAGACGTCGTACGCGCAGCACCAGCAGGTCCGTCAGATTCGCAAGAAGATGATGGAGATCATGACCCGCGAGGTTCAGACCAACGACTTGAAGGAAGTTGTCAACAAGCT GATCCCCGACAGTGTCGGTAAGGACATTGAGAAGGCTTGCCAGTCCATCTACCCTCTTCACGACGTCTTTGTGCGCAAGGTCAAGATGCTGAAGAAGCCCAAGTTTGAGT TGGGTAAACTGATGGAGCTCCATGGTGAGGGCGGTACCACCACCACCGCTGCAAAGCCAGCAGGTGATGACACTGGAGCCAAGGTGGAGAGGGCCGATGGCTATGAGCCCCCCATCCAGGAGACTGTCTAA